In Myxococcus guangdongensis, the following proteins share a genomic window:
- a CDS encoding efflux RND transporter periplasmic adaptor subunit: MIRRMWMAAVLAAVVLTGCGKGGAQPTLPQQTGPAAMGVRAIAPATELEASVTRVTGQVRSKQEATLSPQASGTIAKMLVKVGDKVKKGQALAVLDTSNILIGVEQARAVKAAAEAGLQLATNNLERTRKVAEGGGIAAAGLDQAEIGQKQAAAQAAQATAALRMAEENLRDMSIVAPFDGVITARLKSLGDSVSMTPPTAVFTLVDTTGLEVRALVPESVVDKVKPGAKTHGTVSPSGMRFEVQVATVGAVVDATNRTVEVLADVVGDTTNPLRPGALVDLDFSNVADQADDKGLFLPTQAVSARGQEGFVWVVQDGTVRKRDVRVERVLPGYVRVLQGLSADERVLADSSLDVKEGTAVRVVQ; this comes from the coding sequence GTGATTCGACGCATGTGGATGGCCGCGGTGCTGGCGGCGGTGGTTTTGACGGGCTGCGGCAAGGGTGGAGCCCAGCCGACGCTGCCTCAGCAGACGGGCCCGGCGGCGATGGGCGTGAGGGCGATTGCCCCCGCCACGGAGCTGGAGGCCAGCGTGACGCGCGTCACCGGTCAGGTCCGCTCCAAGCAGGAGGCGACGCTCAGCCCCCAGGCCAGCGGCACCATCGCGAAGATGCTGGTGAAGGTGGGCGACAAGGTGAAGAAGGGCCAGGCCCTGGCGGTGCTGGACACCTCCAACATCCTCATCGGCGTGGAGCAGGCGCGCGCGGTGAAGGCGGCCGCCGAGGCCGGGCTGCAGCTGGCGACGAACAACCTGGAGCGCACCCGCAAGGTGGCCGAGGGTGGTGGCATCGCGGCGGCCGGGTTGGATCAGGCGGAGATCGGCCAGAAGCAGGCGGCGGCCCAGGCGGCCCAGGCCACGGCGGCGCTGCGCATGGCGGAGGAGAACCTGCGCGACATGTCCATCGTCGCCCCGTTCGACGGCGTCATCACGGCCCGGCTCAAGAGCCTGGGTGACTCGGTGTCCATGACGCCCCCCACCGCGGTCTTCACCCTGGTGGACACCACGGGCCTGGAGGTCCGCGCGCTGGTCCCCGAGTCCGTCGTGGACAAGGTCAAGCCGGGCGCGAAGACGCACGGCACGGTGAGCCCCAGCGGCATGCGCTTCGAGGTGCAGGTGGCCACGGTGGGCGCGGTGGTGGACGCCACCAACCGCACCGTGGAGGTGCTGGCGGACGTGGTGGGTGACACGACCAACCCGCTGCGCCCCGGCGCGCTGGTGGACCTGGACTTCTCCAACGTCGCGGACCAGGCGGACGACAAGGGCCTGTTCCTGCCGACGCAGGCCGTCTCCGCGCGAGGCCAGGAGGGCTTCGTGTGGGTGGTGCAGGACGGCACGGTGCGCAAGCGCGACGTGCGCGTGGAGCGCGTGCTCCCCGGCTACGTGCGCGTCCTCCAGGGGCTCAGCGCGGACGAGCGCGTGCTCGCCGACTCCTCCCTGGACGTGAAGGAGGGCACGGCCGTCCGCGTGGTGCAGTGA
- a CDS encoding acyl-CoA dehydrogenase family protein, giving the protein MPNPFTEEHEAFRRTVRAFVDKEMAPYGLEWDRAGIFPRELFKKCAELGFLGINHDPRFGGSGLDYWYVTAFCEELSYSKNAGVNMALLVQSQMATPIINEIGTDEQKKEFLEPALKGEKIAALGVSEPNCGSDVASIKTTARRDGDDYVINGSKMWITNGTRADFITLAVRTGEAGYGGISLVTFPTDVKGFGVSKKLDKVGNLSSDTAVLYFEDCRIPARYVLGEENEGFYHIMTNFQGERLVGAITAVAGMERMMEDAIQYGNEREAFGRPLMKFQVWRHKFVEHLTAIEAAKRLTYHAVDLFDRKENPVKEISMAKLFAGDLAQRVAYDAQQFYGGMGYVEETPVARMWRDVRLITIGGGTSEVMKEIISKLYGF; this is encoded by the coding sequence ATGCCGAACCCGTTCACCGAGGAGCACGAGGCGTTTCGCAGGACGGTGCGAGCCTTCGTCGACAAGGAGATGGCGCCGTACGGGCTGGAGTGGGACCGGGCCGGCATCTTCCCGCGCGAGCTGTTCAAGAAGTGCGCGGAGCTGGGCTTCCTCGGCATCAACCATGATCCACGCTTCGGTGGCAGTGGCCTGGACTACTGGTACGTGACGGCGTTCTGCGAGGAGCTCAGCTACAGCAAGAACGCGGGCGTGAACATGGCGCTGCTGGTGCAGAGCCAGATGGCCACGCCCATCATCAACGAGATCGGCACCGACGAGCAGAAGAAGGAGTTCCTGGAGCCGGCGCTCAAGGGCGAGAAGATCGCCGCGCTGGGCGTGAGCGAGCCGAACTGCGGCTCCGACGTGGCGAGCATCAAGACGACGGCGCGCAGGGACGGCGACGACTACGTCATCAACGGCTCGAAGATGTGGATCACCAACGGCACGCGCGCGGACTTCATCACGCTGGCGGTGCGCACGGGCGAGGCCGGCTACGGCGGCATCTCCCTGGTGACGTTCCCCACGGACGTGAAGGGCTTCGGCGTCTCCAAGAAGCTCGACAAGGTGGGCAACCTGTCCTCGGACACCGCCGTCCTCTACTTCGAGGACTGCCGCATCCCCGCGCGCTACGTGCTGGGCGAGGAGAACGAGGGCTTCTACCACATCATGACGAACTTCCAGGGCGAGCGCCTGGTGGGCGCCATCACCGCGGTGGCCGGCATGGAGCGGATGATGGAGGACGCCATCCAGTACGGCAACGAGCGCGAGGCGTTCGGCCGGCCGCTGATGAAGTTCCAGGTGTGGCGCCACAAGTTCGTGGAGCACCTGACGGCCATCGAGGCGGCGAAGCGGCTGACGTACCACGCGGTGGACCTCTTCGACCGGAAGGAGAATCCGGTGAAGGAGATCTCCATGGCGAAGCTGTTCGCGGGCGACCTGGCCCAGCGCGTGGCCTACGACGCGCAGCAGTTCTACGGCGGCATGGGCTACGTCGAGGAGACGCCCGTCGCTCGCATGTGGCGCGACGTGCGCCTCATCACCATCGGCGGCGGCACCTCCGAGGTGATGAAGGAGATCATCTCCAAGCTCTACGGCTTCTGA
- a CDS encoding RlmE family RNA methyltransferase produces MVGSPPDMGKPYRPKDHYFQKAKQEGLRARSAFKVDELIKRFPMVKKGHVVLDLGAAPGGFLQILADAVGGAGQVIGVDIVAIRPFTQRHVRTAVLDVLADDFDAKLTALHDGLFDAVISDMAPKTSGIKATDEARSLRLAGKALELAQKRGRPGSSFVAKVFMGGDFEDFRDQVRALFEEVKVVRPEATRGASMEVYLVGLRRKAPSEGAAPAS; encoded by the coding sequence ATGGTAGGGAGCCCCCCTGACATGGGCAAGCCCTACCGTCCTAAAGACCACTATTTCCAGAAAGCCAAGCAGGAGGGCCTCCGAGCGAGGTCCGCCTTCAAGGTCGACGAGCTCATCAAACGCTTCCCCATGGTGAAGAAGGGCCATGTGGTGCTGGACCTGGGGGCCGCGCCTGGAGGGTTCCTCCAGATTCTCGCGGACGCGGTGGGCGGCGCGGGGCAGGTGATTGGCGTGGACATCGTCGCCATCCGTCCCTTCACCCAGCGGCACGTGCGCACGGCGGTGCTGGACGTGCTCGCGGACGACTTCGACGCGAAGCTCACCGCGCTGCATGACGGCCTGTTCGACGCGGTCATCTCCGACATGGCGCCCAAGACGAGCGGCATCAAGGCCACCGACGAGGCGCGCAGCCTGCGGCTGGCGGGCAAGGCGCTGGAGCTGGCCCAGAAGCGGGGCCGGCCCGGCTCGTCCTTCGTGGCGAAGGTGTTCATGGGGGGCGACTTCGAGGACTTCCGCGACCAGGTGCGCGCCCTCTTCGAGGAGGTGAAGGTGGTCCGCCCCGAGGCGACGCGCGGCGCCAGCATGGAGGTCTACCTGGTGGGGCTGCGCCGCAAGGCGCCGTCGGAGGGGGCTGCCCCCGCGAGTTGA
- a CDS encoding alpha-2-macroglobulin family protein, whose protein sequence is MHHTLRTWASTVALSLLSLLLFAPPALGAAAAKAPPSWKDIDALESNQQYEAAAKGAEARLVKAREGQDEAEWARALLRTVRLRRALHGYETAVRFLREEPWPKGQLARATLNLYYANSLVTYARVYSWEVRQREQVASSGPVDLKAWTYTQLITEAQRAYEEVWKQRQALGQEPVKVLSEYVQPNTYPEGIRPTLRDAVTYMRVELLADSTHWLPEQANEVFKLDLRSLLEGSPVVDLTDPNIHPLVKVASVLGDLESWHRAGGRREAALEARLRRYEVLHQHITDADDRTRIREHLSAHLAAFKDVPWWSMGQGLLAEQENAAGHAVRAHALGKEGMAAHPKSLGASRCRTLVESLEAPDFRVVSMQSDGANRRSVEVSHRNVPVLYFRAYPLDVEARLKKVDDYNLLPYGNELLRLIRSLKPVASWTTQLPATPDFQMHRTFVTPPLKDVGTYVIVASAREDFRDKTNRIEASFLSVTPWVAVTRNARGQSVEARVVKGDTGVATPEVSVRLVQMEYRQGFRTVARAKTNAQGEVTFPAPKGQPYQSYILVLGEGKSALMLLNGVNFYPHSEPRQVVSSLVFTDRSVYRPLQKLQWKVVAYSGQTESARYETLPRTPLKVRLMDPNYQEVASKEVSTNDFGSAAGEFTIPTGRLLGAWQVQVESGGGAAVRVEEYKRPTFEVSLKDPDAPMRLNRPATFKGEARYYFGLPVASGTVRWRAYREPVLPWWWWYDTRFVSQQRQLVAAGSSSVKEDGGFDITFTPEADERSAGTPGLTWRYRVEADATDEGGETRSAERAFRLGFVAVEGRVETDTGFLSEGTRAEVRLVRSTLDGAPQPGAGRWRLVALKQPAQPLLPADEPIPTPPNLKVDPAAAPSPTPGDSVQPRWTQTYKPDSVMARWADGAERAKGEVQHDKDGLARVTLPALPAGAYRLHYETKDAFGQTFTVARELLVAGTRAPAELAATLVVEKSSARVGEKVRLLATSGFEGQPLMLDLYQGEKRILRKVLVAGESSALVEVPVTEELRGGFTAVLVAVRDWQFLRFTEHVYVPWDNKDLQLEFSTFRDKIRPGAKETWRVTVKGPNGAKVDSATAELLAYMYDQSLDLFAPHSPPSVSSLYPSRVASVDLGTSLSMSHAQWLVSEDYGNYASWSPPSPDRLRFDDGYGVGGPGRRYKAARGSLGGVASPSAATVMAESRRERNEADAAAPPPPPPAPPGAMVEQKAEKPKAEGGQVEAPSAGLRSNFAETAFWVPHLITGQDGSAALEFTVPDSVTAWSVWVHGLTKDLKGGSVQRTTRSIKELMVRPYVPRFLREGDLAVLEVVVNNASEQPKQGTLTLDIVDPDTRKSLLAEFGVKNASQTFTVAAGRGTSLRFPLTTPTRVGQVAFRVEARSGDLSDGELRPLPVLPGRVHLAQSRFVTLKGPGSKTMTFEDLKKGGDSTRVNEQLVVTVDTQLFYSALQALPYLVDYPYECSEQTLNRFVSSGILGSLYDKYPAVAKMAKEMSQRETQFETWDSVDPNRKMALEETPWLEMAKGGREGNAGLVKVLDPKVARAERDSAMAKLRKAQTSSGGFPWWPGGPPSPYMTLYILHGLSRAMEYGVEVPADMTSSAWEYVARHFREEYSEKLMKKGMGWEFLTFLNYVASNYPNASYTGDALTEDERKSMLAFSFTHWKKHSPYLKGYLALTLKRAGRNADALKVWDSVMDSAKTSEELGTYWAPEDRSWLWYNDTTETHAFALRTLTELKPKDSRREGLVQWLLLDKKLNHWKSTRATAEALYALVKYLEAEGALGIREDAKVTVGPRVVRMEFAPDVSTGKKNQVVVPGPELQPETMSRVVVEKTTKGFAFASATWHFSTEKLPDEDRGDFFQVSRRYFRREREGKQVVLQPLKEGAMLAPGDEVEVQLSLRTKHAAEYVHLRDPRAAGLEPENVQSRHQWDLGIVWYEETRDSGSNFFFEWLPAGEYTFKYRLRANMAGTFRVGPATVQSMYAPEFTAYSSGAVITVGAAK, encoded by the coding sequence ATGCACCACACCCTCCGGACCTGGGCATCCACCGTCGCGCTGTCGTTGTTGTCCCTGCTGCTCTTCGCCCCGCCCGCGCTCGGCGCCGCGGCGGCGAAGGCGCCTCCCTCGTGGAAGGACATCGACGCGCTGGAGTCGAATCAGCAATACGAGGCCGCCGCGAAGGGCGCGGAGGCCCGGCTCGTCAAGGCGCGTGAGGGACAGGACGAGGCCGAGTGGGCCCGCGCGCTCCTGCGCACGGTGCGCCTGCGCAGGGCCCTGCACGGGTACGAGACGGCGGTGCGATTCCTGCGCGAGGAGCCCTGGCCCAAGGGACAGCTGGCCCGCGCCACGCTGAACCTCTACTACGCCAACTCGCTCGTCACGTACGCGCGCGTCTACAGCTGGGAGGTCCGGCAGCGTGAGCAGGTGGCGTCCTCGGGGCCGGTGGACCTGAAGGCGTGGACGTACACCCAGCTCATCACCGAGGCGCAGCGCGCGTACGAGGAGGTCTGGAAGCAGCGCCAGGCGCTGGGCCAGGAGCCGGTGAAGGTGCTGTCCGAGTACGTGCAGCCGAACACGTACCCGGAAGGCATCCGTCCCACGCTGCGCGACGCCGTCACGTACATGCGCGTGGAGCTGCTCGCGGACAGCACGCACTGGCTGCCCGAGCAGGCGAACGAGGTCTTCAAGCTGGACCTGCGCTCGCTGCTGGAGGGCTCGCCGGTGGTGGACCTGACGGACCCGAACATCCACCCGCTGGTGAAGGTGGCCTCGGTGCTGGGCGATCTGGAGTCCTGGCACCGCGCGGGCGGACGGCGTGAGGCGGCGCTCGAGGCGCGCCTGCGTCGCTACGAGGTCCTCCACCAGCACATCACCGACGCCGATGATCGCACGCGAATCCGCGAGCACCTGTCCGCGCACCTGGCGGCGTTCAAGGACGTGCCCTGGTGGTCCATGGGGCAGGGGTTGCTGGCGGAGCAGGAGAACGCGGCGGGCCACGCGGTGCGCGCGCACGCGCTCGGCAAGGAGGGCATGGCGGCGCACCCCAAGTCGCTGGGCGCCTCGCGGTGCCGGACGCTGGTGGAGTCTTTGGAGGCGCCGGACTTCCGCGTCGTCTCCATGCAGTCGGATGGGGCGAACCGTCGCTCCGTGGAAGTCTCCCACCGCAACGTGCCTGTGCTCTACTTCCGCGCGTACCCGCTGGATGTCGAGGCGCGGCTGAAGAAGGTCGACGACTACAACCTTCTGCCGTACGGCAACGAGTTGCTGCGCCTCATCCGGAGCCTGAAGCCCGTGGCCTCGTGGACCACGCAGCTGCCCGCCACGCCCGACTTCCAGATGCACCGCACCTTCGTCACGCCGCCGCTCAAGGACGTGGGCACGTACGTCATCGTCGCCTCCGCGCGCGAGGACTTCCGTGACAAGACCAACCGCATCGAGGCCTCGTTCCTGTCGGTGACGCCGTGGGTGGCCGTCACCCGCAACGCGCGAGGGCAGAGCGTGGAGGCGCGCGTGGTGAAGGGCGACACAGGCGTCGCCACGCCCGAGGTGTCCGTGCGGTTGGTCCAGATGGAGTACCGCCAGGGCTTCCGCACCGTGGCGCGGGCGAAGACCAATGCCCAGGGCGAGGTGACGTTCCCCGCGCCCAAGGGCCAGCCCTACCAGAGCTACATCCTGGTGCTGGGCGAGGGGAAGTCCGCGCTGATGTTGCTCAACGGGGTGAACTTCTATCCCCACTCGGAGCCGCGGCAGGTCGTGTCGTCGCTCGTCTTCACGGACCGCAGCGTCTACCGGCCGCTGCAGAAGCTGCAGTGGAAGGTGGTGGCGTACTCCGGACAGACGGAGTCGGCGCGCTACGAGACGCTGCCTCGCACGCCCTTGAAGGTCCGGCTGATGGACCCGAACTACCAGGAGGTGGCCTCGAAGGAGGTCAGCACCAACGACTTCGGTTCGGCGGCGGGTGAGTTCACGATTCCCACGGGGCGGCTGCTGGGCGCGTGGCAGGTGCAGGTCGAGTCGGGCGGCGGCGCGGCGGTGCGCGTGGAGGAGTACAAGCGGCCCACCTTCGAGGTGTCGCTGAAGGACCCGGACGCGCCGATGCGGCTCAACCGCCCGGCGACCTTCAAGGGCGAGGCGCGCTACTACTTCGGGCTGCCCGTGGCGTCCGGCACGGTGCGCTGGCGCGCGTACCGCGAGCCGGTGCTGCCCTGGTGGTGGTGGTACGACACGCGCTTCGTCTCGCAGCAGCGGCAGCTCGTCGCCGCGGGCTCGTCGTCGGTGAAGGAGGATGGTGGCTTCGACATCACCTTCACGCCGGAGGCGGACGAGCGCTCGGCGGGCACGCCCGGCCTGACGTGGCGCTACCGCGTGGAGGCGGACGCCACGGACGAGGGGGGTGAGACGCGCTCGGCGGAGCGCGCGTTCCGCCTGGGCTTCGTCGCGGTGGAGGGGCGCGTGGAGACGGACACGGGCTTCTTGTCCGAGGGGACGCGGGCCGAGGTGCGGCTGGTGCGCTCTACCCTGGACGGCGCGCCGCAGCCGGGCGCGGGGCGCTGGCGCCTGGTGGCGCTCAAGCAGCCCGCGCAGCCGCTGCTTCCCGCGGACGAGCCGATTCCCACGCCGCCGAACTTGAAGGTGGACCCCGCCGCCGCGCCCTCGCCCACGCCGGGCGACTCGGTGCAGCCGCGCTGGACGCAGACGTACAAGCCTGATTCGGTGATGGCGCGATGGGCGGATGGCGCCGAGCGCGCCAAGGGCGAGGTCCAGCACGACAAGGACGGCCTGGCCCGCGTGACGCTGCCCGCGCTGCCGGCGGGTGCCTACCGGCTGCACTACGAGACGAAGGACGCCTTCGGACAGACCTTCACGGTGGCGCGCGAGCTGCTGGTGGCGGGGACGCGTGCGCCGGCCGAGCTCGCCGCGACGCTGGTGGTGGAGAAGTCGTCGGCGCGCGTGGGGGAGAAGGTCCGGCTGCTGGCGACGTCCGGCTTCGAGGGACAGCCGCTGATGTTGGACCTGTACCAGGGTGAGAAGCGCATCCTGCGCAAGGTGCTGGTGGCGGGTGAGTCCTCCGCCCTGGTCGAGGTGCCGGTGACGGAGGAGCTCCGGGGCGGCTTCACGGCGGTGCTCGTGGCGGTGCGCGACTGGCAGTTCCTGCGCTTCACCGAGCACGTGTACGTCCCATGGGACAACAAGGACCTGCAACTGGAGTTCTCCACCTTCCGCGACAAGATTCGCCCGGGCGCGAAGGAGACCTGGCGCGTGACGGTGAAGGGGCCCAACGGCGCGAAGGTGGATTCGGCCACCGCGGAGCTGCTCGCGTACATGTATGACCAGTCGTTGGACCTGTTCGCGCCCCACAGCCCGCCGAGCGTGTCCAGCCTCTATCCCAGCCGCGTGGCGTCGGTGGATCTGGGCACCTCCTTGTCCATGTCGCATGCCCAGTGGTTGGTGTCGGAGGACTACGGGAACTACGCCTCGTGGTCGCCGCCTTCGCCGGACCGGCTGCGGTTCGATGATGGCTACGGCGTGGGCGGGCCCGGGCGTCGGTACAAGGCCGCTCGTGGCAGCCTCGGGGGTGTCGCCAGTCCCTCCGCGGCGACGGTGATGGCCGAGTCGCGGCGGGAGCGAAACGAGGCGGATGCCGCGGCGCCACCGCCGCCTCCTCCGGCGCCTCCGGGCGCGATGGTGGAGCAGAAGGCCGAGAAGCCCAAGGCGGAAGGTGGACAGGTCGAGGCGCCGTCCGCGGGGCTGCGCTCCAACTTCGCGGAGACGGCGTTCTGGGTGCCGCACCTCATCACCGGCCAGGATGGCTCCGCGGCGCTGGAGTTCACGGTGCCCGACTCGGTGACGGCCTGGAGCGTGTGGGTGCACGGCCTCACGAAGGACTTGAAGGGCGGCTCGGTGCAGCGCACCACGCGCAGCATCAAGGAGCTGATGGTGCGGCCGTACGTGCCGCGCTTCCTGCGTGAGGGAGACCTCGCGGTGCTGGAGGTGGTGGTGAACAACGCCTCCGAGCAGCCCAAGCAGGGCACGCTCACGCTGGACATCGTCGACCCGGACACGCGCAAGAGCCTGTTGGCGGAGTTCGGCGTGAAGAACGCGTCGCAGACCTTCACGGTGGCGGCGGGGCGGGGGACCAGCCTGCGCTTCCCGCTCACCACGCCGACGCGCGTGGGGCAGGTGGCCTTCCGGGTGGAGGCCCGTTCAGGTGATTTGAGCGATGGGGAGCTGCGCCCGCTGCCCGTGCTGCCCGGTCGCGTGCACCTGGCGCAGTCGCGCTTCGTGACGCTCAAGGGCCCGGGCTCGAAGACGATGACCTTCGAGGACTTGAAGAAGGGCGGCGATTCCACGCGCGTGAACGAGCAGCTGGTCGTCACGGTGGACACGCAGCTCTTCTACTCCGCGCTCCAGGCGCTGCCGTACCTGGTGGACTACCCCTATGAGTGCTCGGAGCAGACGCTCAACCGCTTCGTGTCCTCCGGCATCCTGGGCAGCCTCTACGACAAGTACCCGGCCGTCGCGAAGATGGCGAAGGAGATGAGCCAGCGCGAGACCCAGTTCGAGACCTGGGACTCGGTGGACCCGAACCGGAAGATGGCCCTGGAGGAGACGCCCTGGCTGGAGATGGCCAAGGGCGGCCGCGAGGGCAACGCGGGGCTGGTGAAGGTGCTGGACCCGAAGGTGGCGCGCGCGGAGCGGGACTCGGCGATGGCGAAGCTGCGCAAGGCGCAGACCTCCAGCGGCGGTTTCCCCTGGTGGCCGGGTGGCCCGCCGTCGCCGTACATGACGCTCTACATCCTCCACGGCCTGTCGCGCGCCATGGAGTACGGCGTGGAGGTTCCCGCGGACATGACGAGCAGTGCCTGGGAGTACGTGGCCCGGCACTTCCGTGAGGAGTACTCCGAGAAGCTGATGAAGAAGGGGATGGGCTGGGAGTTCCTCACCTTCCTCAACTACGTGGCGTCCAACTACCCGAACGCGAGCTACACCGGCGACGCGCTGACCGAGGACGAGCGCAAGTCGATGCTCGCCTTCAGCTTCACGCACTGGAAGAAGCACTCGCCCTACCTGAAGGGCTACCTGGCGCTGACGCTCAAGCGCGCGGGACGCAACGCGGACGCGCTGAAGGTCTGGGACAGCGTGATGGACTCGGCGAAGACGAGCGAGGAGCTCGGGACGTACTGGGCGCCGGAGGACCGTAGCTGGCTCTGGTACAACGACACCACGGAGACGCACGCCTTCGCGCTGCGCACGCTGACGGAGCTCAAGCCGAAGGACTCGCGACGCGAGGGCCTGGTGCAGTGGCTCTTGCTCGACAAGAAGCTCAACCACTGGAAGTCCACGCGGGCCACGGCCGAGGCGCTGTACGCGCTGGTGAAGTACCTGGAGGCCGAGGGCGCGCTGGGCATCCGCGAGGACGCGAAGGTGACGGTGGGCCCGCGCGTGGTGCGGATGGAGTTCGCGCCGGACGTGTCCACGGGGAAGAAGAACCAGGTCGTGGTGCCCGGGCCGGAGCTCCAGCCGGAGACGATGAGCCGCGTGGTGGTGGAGAAGACGACCAAGGGCTTCGCCTTCGCGTCCGCCACGTGGCACTTCTCCACGGAGAAGCTGCCCGACGAGGACCGGGGTGACTTCTTCCAGGTGTCGCGGCGCTACTTCCGTCGCGAGCGCGAGGGCAAGCAGGTGGTGCTCCAGCCGCTGAAGGAAGGCGCGATGCTCGCCCCGGGTGACGAGGTGGAGGTGCAGTTGTCGCTGCGCACGAAGCACGCGGCGGAGTACGTCCACCTGAGAGACCCGCGCGCCGCGGGCCTGGAGCCGGAGAACGTGCAGTCACGGCACCAGTGGGACCTGGGCATCGTCTGGTACGAGGAGACGCGGGACTCGGGCTCGAACTTCTTCTTCGAGTGGCTGCCCGCGGGTGAATACACCTTCAAGTACCGGCTGCGCGCCAACATGGCGGGGACCTTCCGCGTGGGGCCCGCCACCGTGCAGTCCATGTACGCGCCGGAGTTCACCGCGTACTCCTCGGGAGCGGTGATCACGGTGGGCGCGGCGAAGTAG